One window of the Trifolium pratense cultivar HEN17-A07 linkage group LG2, ARS_RC_1.1, whole genome shotgun sequence genome contains the following:
- the LOC123907320 gene encoding pentatricopeptide repeat-containing protein At1g31430: MKGTCISLLKSCKSIRQLKQIQTLIFSTGLQQDRDTLNKLMAVSIQDFHYALRIFNHTQYPSLFIYNLIIKAFVKKASFTRGISVFNQLREDGLWPDNYTYPYVLKAIGCMGDVGQGEKVHAFVIKTGLEFDAYVCNSLMDMYADLGRLSCLKQLFDEMHDRDNVSWNIMISGCVRCRRFQEAVEVFQQMRMESNEKPSEATVVSTLTACAVLRNVEVGKEIHSYIAKELDFTTIMGNALLDMYCKCGYVSVARGIFDGMTVKNVNCWTSMVTGYVNCGQLDQARDLFDKSPTRDVVLWTAMINGYVQFNCFDEAIALFGEMQVRGVKPDKFIVVALLTCCAQSGTLEYGRWIHDYVRENRIVVDAVVGTSLIEMYAKCGCIEKSLEVFNGLNEKDTASWTSIICGLAMNGMTNKALELFEEMKTFGAKADDVTFIVLLNACSHAGLVEEGRKLFHSMSSIYGIGPNLEHYGCFIDLLGRAGLLHEAEELIKKLPDQKNEIIVAIYGSLLSACRTYGNTDMGERIATTLAKVKSSDSSSHSLLASIYASADRWEDASNARSKMNDLHIKKVPGCSVIEVDGIGNRGGVGDFSPFRCKFGLPT; the protein is encoded by the coding sequence ATGAAGGGAACATGCATTTCTCTTCTCAAAAGCTGCAAATCTATACGGCAGCTGAAGCAAATTCAGACCCTCATATTCTCCACTGGCCTCCAACAAGACAGGGATACCCTCAACAAGCTCATGGCTGTTTCCATTCAAGACTTTCACTATGCCCTTAGAATCTTCAACCACACCCAATACCCATCTTTGTTCATCTACAATCTCATCATCAAAGCTTTTGTGAAAAAGGCTAGTTTCACCAGAGGCATTTCTGTTTTCAACCAACTACGGGAAGATGGGTTGTGGCCTGATAATTACACCTACCCTTATGTTTTAAAGGCCATTGGTTGCATGGGAGATGTTGGTCAAGGGGAAAAGGTTCATGCTTTTGTCATCAAGACTGGTCTTGAGTTTGATGCTTATGTTTGTAACTCGTTGATGGACATGTACGCTGATTTAGGTCGTCTTAGTTGTCTCAAACaactgtttgatgaaatgcaTGACAGAGACAATGTTTCTTGGAACATCATGATTTCGGGTTGTGTCAGGTGTAGGAGATTCCAGGAGGCTGTTGAAGTTTTTCAGCAGATGCGAATGGAAAGCAATGAGAAGCCTAGTGAAGCTACTGTTGTGAGCACTCTAACTGCGTGTGCGGTGTTGAGAAATGTGGAGGTTGGCAAGGAGATTCACAGTTATATCGCAAAGGAATTGGATTTTACAACCATAATGGGGAATGCATTGTTGGACATGTATTGTAAGTGTGGATATGTGAGCGTGGCTCGGGGCATTTTTGATGGGATGACTGTGAAAAATGTGAATTGTTGGACCAGTATGGTAACTGGGTATGTGAATTGTGGTCAGTTGGATCAAGCTAGAGATTTGTTTGACAAGAGTCCAACTAGGGATGTTGTTCTTTGGACAGCTATGATTAATGGGTATGTGCAGTTTAATTGTTTTGATGAGGCAATTGCATTATTTGGGGAGATGCAAGTTAGAGGAGTGAAGCCTGACAAGTTCATTGTGGTTGCACTCCTCACATGTTGTGCTCAATCGGGAACTCTGGAGTATGGCAGGTGGATTCATGATTATGTACGTGAAAACCGGATCGTGGTGGATGCTGTGGTTGGTACTTCCCTTATTGAAATGTATGCTAAATGTGGTTGCATAGAGAAATCTTTGGAGGTTTTTAATGGATTAAATGAAAAGGATACTGCCTCATGGACTTCTATTATTTGTGGACTGGCCATGAATGGTATGACAAACAAAGCACTGGAGTTGTTTGAAGAAATGAAAACATTTGGGGCAAAAGCTGATGATGTTACTTTTATTGTTCTTCTGAATGCGTGCAGTCATGCAGGATTGGTAGAAGAAGGCCGCAAGTTATTTCATTCCATGTCATCTATATATGGTATTGGGCCAAATTTAGAACATTATGGGTGTTTCATTGACCTTCTGGGTCGAGCTGGACTGTTACATGAGGCTGAGGAGTTGATAAAGAAGTTGCCGGACCAAAAAAATGAGATAATAGTTGCAATTTATGGATCTTTGCTTAGTGCCTGCAGAACTTATGGCAATACTGATATGGGGGAAAGGATTGCTACAACACTAGCAAAAGTGAAATCCAGTGATTCAAGTTCTCATTCACTCCTTGCTAGCATTTATGCTTCTGCTGACAGATGGGAAGATGCGAGCAATGCGAGAAGTAAGATGAATGATttgcatatcaaaaaggtaccAGGATGTAGTGTCATTGAGGTGGATGGCATTGGAAACCGGGGAGGAGTCGGAGACTTTTCCCCTTTTCGGTGCAAATTTGGTCTGCCTACATGA